From one Planococcus citri chromosome 3, ihPlaCitr1.1, whole genome shotgun sequence genomic stretch:
- the LOC135839424 gene encoding uncharacterized protein LOC135839424 has translation MVEITRNVYDIFHPTPVSLKELSAITVSLKIWLSQVIQFRSSGTSEDFDIFLPDLPSTIRNIIYKFSTRFSVSMNHWQQSHYQRIFQFHRPYQNSVLEDFDDFVVDFDGSIQYVRTAERMMRSDRLGEAEKFKIACTYFFEDDIMRIWPSVCESLDLNDVNFDTSPQVYYWVCYLRNQLDKLQIRSDERMFDYCMPYNRRSVEYLWARVPLECQLRIASVMYWREVVSFVRFILPKLDDQQLGEFVNTKARQLMRCLWESGFAYEWLWLPTWMHIKNKMNQNTVSNVVLEMLKFENGAFTDHSKSEPKNWLDFCSAVWHSIPSDWKRSMMKDILSDIRFFKDMSRWCNASTSCINCGLSCTRFVNFLLIILSSANSELKSDFWHKCWPHLIKRTRCEDLQQMMKLCLDNEDEIAKFIDNIMANSDCVRKLCVKLLKEGLFNSLNDLVDFCYPETQKGMNFKQQLLRTTLHLKDSSYGVAFLGIIKKDLSGFKELTTFIDSAFENIDLSAAFKNELMSSHLIRENLPCSACWSSVIIDTFIELIETFVTSKQNLKDIKALTIRRLITDLRCARPSLDHLLIWCLESEKEVADFKQRYLTSNQIKSNQLYFLQ, from the coding sequence ATGGTTGAAATCACACGCAATGTGTATGATATTTTTCACCCGACTCCAGTATCACTGAAAGAGCTATCAGCAATCACCGTCAGTCTAAAAATATGGCTCAGTCAAGTGATACAATTTCGTTCAAGTGGTACATCGGAAGACTTTGATATTTTTCTGCCTGACTTACCATCCACAATTCGtaatattatttacaaatttaGTACAAGATTTAGCGTTTCAATGAATCACTGGCAACAAAGTCATTATCagagaatatttcaatttcatcgtcCCTATCAGAACTCTGTTTTGGAAGACTTCGACGATTTCGTTGTCGATTTTGATGGCAGCATTCAGTATGTTAGAacagccgaacgtatgatgcgtTCTGATAGACTCGGTGAGGCTGAGAAGTTTAAAATAgcttgtacgtatttttttgaagacgATATTATGCGAATTTGGCCTTCGGTATGCGAGAGCTTAGACTTGAACGATGTTAACTTTGATACATCACCGCAAGTTTATTACTGGGTTTGTTACCTTAGAAATCAGTTGGATAAGTTACAAATTCGAAGTGATGAACGAATGTTTGATTACTGCATGCCTTATAACAGACGATCTGTGGAATACTTATGGGCTAGAGTACCTTTGGAATGCCAACTGCGAATAGCTTCTGTTATGTACTGGCGCGAGGTGGTATCATTTGTTAGGTTCATCTTACCAAAGCTGGACGATCAACAGCTTGGTGAATTTGTCAATACCAAAGCTCGCCAACTGATGAGATGCCTGTGGGAAAGTGGTTTTGCATACGAATGGCTCTGGCTACCAACTTGGATGCACATTAAgaacaaaatgaaccaaaatacTGTAAGCAATGTAGTCCTAgaaatgctaaaatttgaaaacggaGCCTTTACAGATCATTCCAAGAGCGAACCCAAGAATTGGTTAGATTTTTGTTCCGCAGTTTGGCACAGTATTCCATCGGATTGGAAGCGATCGATGATGAAAGATATTTTATCTGACATCAGGTTTTTCAAAGACATGTCTCGTTGGTGCAATGCAAGTACAAGTTGTATCAATTGTGGCCTTTCGTGTACAAGATTCGTAAATTTCCTTTTGATCATTCTTTCGAGTGCCAATTCTGAACTGAAAAGCGATTTTTGGCATAAATGTTGGCCTCATTTGATCAAACGCACACGATGCGAAGATTTACAGCAAATGATGAAACTCTGCCTCGATAACGAAGATGAGATTGCCAAATTCATAGATAACATCATGGCGAACAGTGATTGTGTACGTAAATTGTGTGTCAAACTACTAAAAGAAGGCTTATTCAACTCGTTGAACGACTTGGTTGATTTTTGTTACCCTGAAACGCAAAAAGGTATGAATTTCAAACAACAACTGCTGCGGACAACTCTTCATCTTAAAGATTCATCTTATGGAGTTGCCTTTTTGGGTATTATAAAAAAAGATTTGAGTGGATTCAAAGAATTAACCACTTTTATCGACAGTGCTTTCGAAAACATTGATCTGTCAGCCGCTTTTAAAAACGAACTAATGTCCTCACATTTAATTCGAGAAAATCTACCATGCAGCGCTTGCTGGTCATCTGTTATCATAGATACGTTCATAGAACTAATTGAAACTTTTGTTACGTCGAAACAAAATCTAAAGGATATCAAGGCCCTTACAATTCGTCGTTTGATTACTGACCTACGTTGTGCAAGACCTTCTCTCGACCATCTTTTGATATGGTGTTTAGAAAGTGAGAAAGAAGTTGCAGATTTCAAACAGCGTTATCtaacttcaaatcaaatcaaatcaaatcaactttattttttgcaatag